In the genome of Raphanus sativus cultivar WK10039 chromosome 4, ASM80110v3, whole genome shotgun sequence, one region contains:
- the LOC108808593 gene encoding uncharacterized protein LOC108808593 yields the protein MSGTTIVRALQAATGSLPPIVSLDKFMSSTDSESPSESDIEKRPLVSDNNGAEAVIVLMSPKEKANTDLGERLWEGPLHLSVSSMISVIILKSGEKTTTKEWPMLLEIKGRVR from the exons ATGAGTGGAACAACTATAGTGAGGGCTCTGCAGGCTGCCACTGGATCTCTTCCTCCAATTGTTTCTCTTGATAAATTCATGTCATCCACTGATTCAGAATCTCCATCTGAGTCAGATATTGAAAAAAGACCTCTTGTTTCAGATAATAATGGTGCAGAGGCGGTTATAGTTCTTATGTCACCCAAAGAAAAAGCAAATACCGATCTTG GTGAACGTCTATGGGAAGGTCCACTCCACTTGAGTGTTTCTTCTATGATCTCTGTCATTATTCTGAAAAG TGGTGAAAAGACTACTACGAAAGAGTGGCCTATGTTGCTTGAGATCAAGGGTAGAGTCAGATAA
- the LOC108833866 gene encoding E3 ubiquitin-protein ligase SINAT3-like, protein MDLDSMDCTSTIDLTDDEEIHQDRHSYASVSKHHSTNNNNANTASGLFPTTTSVHELLECPVCTNSMYPPIHQCQNGHTICSSCKNRVHNRCPTCRQELGDIRCLALEKVAESLELPCKYMSLGCPEIFPYYSKLEHETVCDFRPYNCPYAGSECSVMGDIPFLVSHLRDDHKVDMHSGCTFNHRYVKSNPREVENATWMLTVFHCFGEYFCLHFEAFQLGTAPVYMAFLRFMGDETEARSYNYSLEVGGYGRKLIWEGTPRSVRDSHRKVRDSHDGLIIQRNIALFFSGGDRKELKLRVTGRIWKEQQQGGVEARGGGGACIPNLS, encoded by the exons ATGGATTTGGATAGCATGGACTGCACTTCAACCATTGATTTAACAGATGACGAAGAGATCCATCAAGATCGCCATTCCTACGCATCGGTTTCAAAGCATCATAGTACTAATAACAACAACGCGAATACTGCTTCTGGTCTTTTTCCGACAACCACTAGTGTTCATGAGCTTCTCGAATGTCCTGTCTGCACCAATTCCATGTACCCTCCGATTCACCAG TGTCAAAACGGACATACTATATGTTCATCTTGTAAAAACAGAGTTCACAATCGCTGCCCTACATGTAGACAAGAGCTAGGTGATATCCGTTGTTTAGCACTCGAAAAAGTAGCCGAGTCTCTTGAGCTACCTTGCAAGTACATGTCACTTGGCTGTCCGGAGATATTCCCTTATTACAGCAAACTCGAACACGAGACCGTATGTGACTTCAGGCCTTATAACTGTCCGTACGCTGGTTCGGAGTGTTCTGTCATGGGTGATATCCCTTTCTTAGTTTCTCATTTGAGGGATGACCACAAGGTGGATATGCATTCTGGGTGTACTTTCAACCACCGTTATGTCAAGTCTAATCCTCGTGAAGTCGAAAACGCCACGTGGATGTTAACT gtCTTTCACTGCTTTGGTGAATACTTTTGTCTTCATTTTGAGGCATTCCAGCTCGGAACGGCTCCAGTTTACATGGCGTTCCTGCGTTTCATGGGGGACGAGACAGAAGCTCGGAGCTACAATTACAGTTTGGAAGTGGGAGGTTATGGTCGGAAGCTGATTTGGGAAGGAACACCGAGAAGCGTGAGAGACAGTCACAGGAAAGTTAGAGACAGTCATGATGGGCTAATCATACAGAGGAACATTGCTCTCTTCTTCTCAGGTGGAGACAGGAAAGAGCTGAAACTGCGAGTCACTGGAAGAATATGGAAAGAACAGCAGCAAGGTGGTGTTGAAGCtcgtggaggaggaggagcttgTATCCCAAACTTGtcctaa